The genomic interval tggacattaaggtagattatgcccagctcccagctggtccagcctctggccatccccagaattccttgcccccgctgtttaagagataactactccgaacaaccttggagaagaacaggcccccttaagacagtggctttccacatatatgcctgtatatacttactcttttcttgggttagtacagcagctcactaatctgactgctgccccttctcccctcattaaaggtgatctgacCTGTTCCTATAAAGTGCCAGTCTCAGTCTTTTTCtgaacctcgccttctctaactcccttacacTACACAAAACACTGTGAGTGCAGGTGTATAGCTGTGTTacaatttctcctttcttttaaaaatatttatttggctgcatcgggtcttagttgtggcatgtgcgatgtagttccctgaccagggatccctgcattgggagcctggagttttagccactggaccacaagggatgTCCCAACAATTCCAAATATTATCAGCCTCTTGTGTAAACAATCCCCAGGATGTATGGTGTTGGTGCATAGAGTTCAGCCAAAGAAAGTGATGTCAAATTTTTTTACCTCGTAGGAAATGAAAGTAAAACCTGTTTTAAACCTCAGTGTTTTAACCTCTCACTGAAAAATAAGTGCATGTGCCACCTGGCGGTGAGACAGTCAAATATACATTCTGTCCTGTTGGCTGTATATATGGAGTTGTCATCAGAGATAGCATTTACTGTCAAACAAGTCTAACATCTGGAAGTGCATGTGTCCAAACAAACAGCcaaaacacaaacacagagaGGGGAATAGGACATAATAAAGAGGAAAGAGGGTGTGGATGAGCCAAATCATCCTCCTTTTCATTAATCCTAAATTCTTCTAATCCTCTGTCCCACTGGCTTTTCACGCACCTTCAAATCCAGTAAGGAGGGTAtgttgttgttagttgctaagtctatcctactctttgccaccccatgactatagccctcctggctcctctgttcatagacattcccagtcaagaatactggagtgggttgccattcgcttctccaggggatctccctgaagcagggatggaactggagtctcctgcattggcaggtggattctttacccctgagccaccagggaagcccaaggttacAGGAGACAAGAAATTAACGAAAATCTTTGCTACTACACTGTTGGGTGTAAGGTTGTTATTCCAAATGATGACCGTAGTGATCTAGTTTACAAATGTGGGCTCTTCCACCCCTGTTGTCCATTGTCCCAGCACCTTCTGGACCCATTAGAAAACTTACTGTAGCAAAACTAGGGCAGCCTAGCATTGGTCGGTCTCTTAACAGTGAAAAAAATCATTCGTTGtttatgtgaatttttaaatagaCATCCTGTGTTTTATGTGGCAACCTGGGAAGTGTAGCTGGAGATCTGAACCTCCATGAGCGCTCCAACAGGAGGCTTCTGGGCCTTTCTGGCCCGAGAAGGATGTGCTAGGCAGGGGCGTAAGTTGTGCTGCCAGCCCCCAGGCCGCACCAGGGTCAGGCAATTTGGAAAACAGCCCAGAGCCCCACGGCGAAAGCCAGAGCCCAGAAGCCAGAGCCGGCCGCCCGACTCCAAGATGGCGCCCTCGGCCGCTGCCAGCTGCCAAGATGGCGGCGCGGGACCGCGCCCGCGCTCCCGgcctctcctcccccagccttCCTCTGCCGGGGAGCGCGACTCGCGTCGCTGTGCGCCTGTTGCCCTTCGGCCTGGCTGTACCGGCCGGTGCCCGCCGCGCACCATGCGGCTCCTAGGCTGGTGGCAGGTTCTGCTGTGGGTGCTGGGGTCTCCTGCCCGCGCCGAGGAGAGTGAGTACAGGCTGGGGCCGTGGGCGGCGGCGCGGGAGGCTGTGCGTGAAATAACCGGCAAGGTGGTCTACCTGGGCGACGCTCTATTATCTGCGCGAAGGCCCGGATCTGCGCGCCTCGCCTGTTCCTGGCGCCCTCTAGAGCGCCTCTCTCTACGTTGTCCCGACCTCTTTCCTCCGGTGGTCCCGGCTCGCGGTCCGGGGTGGGAGGCGCTGGGGCGGGATGCCCCGACCGTGTATTAGCGCTTACTGAGGCGTACCCGCATGTGCTGAGCACTTTATTATTAATGATAATCATAACGAGTAGCCGACCTGTACcgtgtcgcagagtcggacacgacttagcgactgatcaACAACAACCGTGCCCTTAGTAGGAGCCAGGAACTGTGCATAGTACTTTCTATCATgttctccttttgtcttcccaCCGAGATATGTTCTGAGTATCCCTGTTTGGCTGATGAAGATGCtgagctcagagaggctaagtaatcTGCCTACATTTGTGCTTCTGGTAATTGGCAGAGCCTGTATCTCTCACTGCAAAGCCCACGATTTACTTTGCACCCTGCTGGACCACTTTCTTAAGAAGGTCATTCTTGCTCAGGTGCCTGTGTGAAGGATAGGTGGGAACAACACAGCAGATACCCCGGGTAACCCGCAGCTTGCCAGATCATGCTCTTAGGCCCTCCTCCGTGGGGGAAGGCAGCCACCTGGAGGCATGGCTGGGACTTAGTCTCATTGCTCTTTCTCCCCACTCCTCACAGCTCTGTTACAGTCCAGACCTTTTGACCTTGCTTGTTATTCAGAATTTACCAGAAATACGCGGGCTTTCCAGGTagcgctagtgttaaagaacatgcctgtcaatgcaggagacagaagagatgcaggtttgatccctgggtggggaacatcccctggaggagggcatggcaatctactccagtagtcttgcctggagaaccccatggacagaggagcctggcgggctacagcccatggggtcgcaaagagtaggacacaagtgaagcgacttagtgcGCATGCGTCAGAAGTATGCAGGTCCTTCCTTTTGCAACAGTGTCCTGGAAAGAGGCGAGGCAGCCGGCTTGCTGAGTGatgaaaagtaatgaaaacaCTCATTATATGCCAGGCAGTATCTTTAGCGCTTTTTGAgcatcatttgttatttttattcaaaagaaCTTGTTTCCCTATCACAAAAACTTGTATAACCATACCACCAACAGCTGCAGAGTCCGTAGGGTTACATGAATGGTGGAGAGTTCACTGGGTATTTCCAATGTCCTTAAggtaataaaggagaaaaaaaggaaaagaaaaagtactcaaaacaaatccaaaaccCATGATGACTTTGGGGAGAGACGTCACATGacagtttctgttttctcttattCTGACTCAAAATTCTAACTCTGCATCACTCAGACTTCCTTTTGATTTTCTGTGAGGGAAATCTATCTAGTTGTACATGAAGGCGATCAGGAGTACCAGATTCTATTTTGTGCCCTGATTTTTTTCTCTGGAGATTCTTTCAGGATGTTGGCATTCTCCATTTGCTTTAGGGGGCCTGGAATGTTGGTTAGGTTCAGAGAGAGCAGATCTCTACAGAGCTGGTGCATTTGAGAGTGGGGTTGGCTCCCCAATCTGCCACCTTTTGTTCTTCTCCAGACTTTTAGCCTCTCTGGCTTCATCTCTTGCTCTCATCTTAAGAACAATCCAGTAATCATGTTGAGTTTGACTTCTGATTATACATGCAGTACATATTTATCAACGCAAGGCTACAGAAAGACTGCCATCCCCACCATCTTGGCAGAACTCCCTGTCCAGGCACCCAACCCCCTCCCTAGGTCATAGTCAAAACAGTGCTTGACCCACTTCTGTCAGGACCTGCCTTGCTTCCCAAACCCTGTACTCTGCTCTATCTAACCTGTCATCTCTCCCTGCTTATCTGTTTTCCCATCAGTTTTATGTCCTTAAATTTACCTTATGTCCTAAAAACCAAATCCTGTCCCTTAGCCCCCTGCCTGCCCATAACAACTAcctgctctttcttttccttttcagagcTAGATTTTCAGAAAGaattgtgtatatttatatattgatagATGCCAcatgtaagaaaaatcatacagtatttgtttttctcagatttattttacttagcataatgccctcaaggaggtccatccatgttattgcaaatggcaagatttcctttttttaaatggctgaataatgtgacatatatatacacatatataatatcacATTAATATGTTATTAATGTGATATTAACATATTAATGTTAGTATGTGtgatgtatatatcacattttctttatccattcattcattgattgctttcctgtcttggcttttgtaaataatgctgcagtgaacatgggggtgtATATACCTTTTTGAGTGagtgtttctattttctttggataaatatccagaagtggaattgctgaatcacatggtagttctattttttattttttgaggaacctccatactgttttccatagaggctgcaccagtttacattcctgttGACAGTGCATGAGGGCTCCCCTTTGTCCACACACTTGTCAGCATTtgtcatttcttgtctttttgataatagccagtCTAACATGTATGAGGTgctatttcattgtagtttttacttacattttgatctgtttttttttttatatcgtGTGTTCTCTGCATCTACTTTTTAAACATGTAATGCAGTTGCTGTTTTAATAGCCTTGTCTAACAATTCTGACAACTGTGCAAGTTCTGGGTCAGGTTTGATTATTCTCATTATGGATAATGAGGAGAATTTCCCTCCTTCTTTGCACGCCTGGTAATCTTCGACTGGATGCCAGATGTAAAGTTTTAGTTTGTTGAGTGCTAGGTATTTTACTATTCTTATAAATACTCTTGAGCTTTGTTCAAATATCCACTTATTTGAACACAGTTTGATTCTCTTTTCAGGTTTGCTAAATGAGAGCAGAACTGTATTTACTTTAGGGGAAATTGGGCCCTactaatccgcctgccaatgcaggagatgtgggttcaatccccgggtcaggaagagatccctgggtcaggaagatcccctgaaggaagaaatggcaaccactccagtatgcttgcctggaaaattccatggatagaggaacctggaggactgcagtccatgaggtcgaaaagagttggccacaacttgACAATTCAACATGCACGCACCAAAGCAAGTCCCTTTTGTGCACTCTCCCCAGGCTCTGTGACTTATGAGGTTTTCCAGTGTAGTGGGTGGGGACAGGCCCTATTCCCAGTTCTCTGTGTGTATTGGGTAACTGTTATCTCTAAACCTTTTGAGTGGTTCTTTCCTTGGTTTTGGGGAGTTTACTTACATGCATATGCTGACCAGTACACTCAAGGAGGCCCCTCCACAGATGACCGGAGTGCTTTCTGCAGCTCTCCCATCTCCAGGGTTCTGTTGTGCAGGCTCTGGCTTTCTTAGTCTTTCTGGACCCTCCATCTCAACTGAGTCAAGGCAGGAACTCCCCAGGCGGTAAGCTGGAGCTGTTGTAGGCTCTTCTCGCCTGTTTCCTGTGTTTTCAGTGGTcactgtccttccctgtctcagTCTCCTGAAGCTGTTGTTGCACATATTTGACTGTTTTGGGGGTTGTTTCAGGAGGGAGAGTAAATCTGGTTTCTGTTTTTCCACTTAGCCTGAAATGAATTCCCGGAGAGTGTTTTTGAATTGCCGAGTGAGTCTGCAGACATCTGTGGAAATGTTCTTGGAGACATTATACAAGTGTGCATGCCTTAGGAAGCTCTCAGACCCCTCCCCAGCTTTGAAGCCAGTTGGTCATTCACACTCTGGTAGACACGCTCTTTTGCGCGCAGGACTCCTGCCATAGCTATTGGCTCCCCAGCCATATGGTGGGCTCGTCTGGGTGCAGCTGCACTCACTCCTTACGCTGAGTCTGGCGGTTGTTGTTGAGGTCGTGAGAGGTGGAGGGCAAGAGTCATTATTACAGAGGTGAGTGGAGCTTGCTGTATGGATGTGTGAGGCTGCCTCGGACTCCTCCCTTACCCAAACATTTGGCTCAAGCCCCATCTAGTGGCTCCTGAGTGAGAGGAAAGCCTCCTCTTCTGGCTGCTGTCCCAGCTCTGCTGGGCACATCTTTAAGCActcctgtgggctgtagcccaagGGCAGCAGGCAGGAAAGCAGGGGCCAGTGGTGGAGGCCACCCCAGGAAGAGCTGCTGCTAGCTGTAGTGGTGTTCCTCAGGTAGTGTGGCCTGGCAGCCCTCTGAGGTATCTTGCAGGGAGGTAAGGCCCGCTCTGAAGCAGTAGTTGCAAGACTTCGCTCCTGTTGCTTACTGCTTTGTGCCATTGTGCATCACGCTGAACCTCTTGTACTTCAGCTCAGTCATCTGTTAAGTTGCCTTGGTAGCCTTCATCCCGTCCATCTCTCAGAGCTGATATAATGGGTGCAAAGATGCTTCACCACAGTAGAATCTTCCATAtttttcagttgcccagttgtgtctgactctttgcgaccccatggactgcagcacgcgagacctccctgtccctcactacctcctggagtttgctgaagttcacgtccattgcatccgtgatgccgtccagccatctcatcctctgacactctcttctcatgccctcaatcttttccagcttcagggacttttccaatgagtcatctgtttgcatcagatgaccagaatactggagcttcagcatcagtctttccagtgaatattcagggttgatctctcttaagactgactggtttgatctccttcctgtccaagggactttcaggagtcttctccagcaccacagttcaaaggcatcaattcttggcaTTTTGCcttcttacagtccaactctcacacctgtacatgaccactggagaatcTTCCATAAAGCCATCATTATTTTCTTGGATAGTCTCATCAAACAAATTAAATTGTTAAAGTGTTTGTATTGTATTTTCCTAATTGGATGTCTGAAGTGGAATGTTTTTGCTTGTAATCCACATGGCAAGCTGCAGGTTTCATGTGAAGCTGTGTGTTGGTCCACTTCTGGGCACTCATTAATCTGGTACCCCCTTGTGATCTTCTTCATGACCTGGAGAATGATGGGTGGCTCtcttgatagttttttttttgtttgtttgtttttctctttttttttttctcttgatagTTTAACAGGAAGGTAACTTTTTACTCTGCAggggaaatttttcatatttgagaACTGTGATTCTTTGggattcatttattttgaagtCAAATATGACTGTGAACATGCTGGCATGTTTTAGTTGCAGAGAAAAGAAGTCACTTATGGTCAGAGGAGCAGCCTGCTTACCCATTCCAGGTGGGGGCTGTGTACTTGAGTGAGGAGGTGCCTTCCCCTGACCCAGCGGGCCAGGACCCGTCTGCAGAAGAGACGGAGGCAGTGCTGGGGCTGGATGCTGACGGCAACCACATGGTGATGTTGTCGGTGATTCCCGGGGAAGCCGAGGACAAGCTGAGCCCAGAGTCCAGCAGCGGCACCTGCGGGGCCAGAGGGGAGGAGGACTCGAGGTGCAACCTCCGGGAGAGCCTCTTCTCCCTGGACAGAGCTGGAGCAAGCTTCTCGGAGAGAGAAGAGGAGTACTACGCTGAGCCCGACGTGGCGGAATCCGACCCCACCCCAACTGAGGATGCCAACACCACCGAAAGTCTGAAATCCCCAAAGGTCAACTGTGAGGAGAGAAATGTGACAGGATTAGAAAATTTCactctgaaaattttaaatatgtcacaggtaagaaaaaaatatttagtacttttctccttttctgcacGTTGATTTTATGAtttaatcctctgtcatctttcACATCCAGAGTCATAATCTTCATCATATTGTAAGTGGGATGGCATTTAGTGGCTGCATTGGTGAAAATTCACTTGACTTTTTGTGATGTATGTAGGGAAAGGAGGAGATATAACTAGTGTTGACTATGCTTTTTAGGTGGCCTAAACCTAGTCATCCTTGGGGTAATCTCACCACCAAGCCTCGTGATAAAAATCCCCATGTACAGGGAGGTGTTTGGTATCAGAATCATAGCACTTTTCTTCTCAATGAAGTATTTATTATGGAGACATAAAAATGAGATATCTGAGTTACTAAAATTGTAATTTAGCACTGTTTGGACCAGTCATGTCCCTGAGAAGTTTGTTATATtgatggaaagtttttttttttttcctccagagagTATGAACCTAGTGTTTACTCTGGACTGAGAGCTGACACATTTGTCCAGACCAGGCATGCTTTCCAGCTAGTTGGATAAATGGTGATTCTAAAGAGAATACCAGGATTCTGACTGATGTTTTCTGTCAGATTGTTAAAgccagagaacagaatgaattcaGGCTGCTTATATAAGAAAAGAATCCTAGCTGTGAGAACTGTAGttgcttattttattattatttaaaaaatagttatttatttggctgcgcggGGCATTGGTTGAGGCACTAGgggtcttcagtcttcattgcaggctcgttagttgcagcatgtgaactcttagttgcggagtgtgggatctagttccctgacctgggattgaacctgtgccccctgcattgggaccacagagtcttagctactggaccaccagggaagttccatgtgATTGCTTGTTTTAAACTAGGGTGCATACAGTACATTGAGCGCCCCTCCAAGGCAGGTGTCACGCCCTGCCCTCGGTGCCTGGTGAATGCTGTGGCTCAGCTGTGTGGACTGTTGTGTGACTGTTCCATATATAACCGGGAGAACGCACTTTGAGTGGTCAGAGGTAGCGTGGTGGCAGGGATGATGCACCCTCAGACTGAACTAACCTTTGGCCGAATACATGGAGCTGACTGCTTAGTATAGACTTGGATCTGCTGAGATTATAGCTTGGGCTTGAGACCACAGTGCTTTAATGATTCTGTTAGATTGTGTGAGATGCATAGTTCTAAGATTGGGACATTGGCTTGTACCCTGTGAGTACTTAGTGTATGAATTGaagaattatgaaaaatattaaaattgctcTATAGTGATCTTAAGAAAGCTTAGAGGAGGAACCCTCCtccactgttagtgggaatggaagttggtgcagccactatagagaacagtatggaggttcctcatcAGATTAAAgttagagttgccatatgatccagcagtcccactcgtgggcatatattcagacagaaccacaattcaaaaagatatatgctgggacttccctggcactcagtggttaagactttgtgcttccacagcagggggtgtgtatttgatccctggttggggaactaagatcccacgtgccacattgcatgaccaaaaacaaataaaagatacatgcacctttGTGTttatagcagtactatttacagtagccaagatgtggaaacaatctaaatgtccactgacagatgagtggataaagaagatgtcacacacacacacacacacacacacacacacaggaatattaatcagccataaaaaagaaaaaaataatgtcatttgcagcaacgtggatggaactagagattatcatactaagtgaaggacagagacaaataccgtatgatatcacttaaaaatggaatctaaaatacaacacaaatgaacctatctacaaaacagagaaagactcacagacagacaACACACctgtggctgccaagggggagGCAGTGGGGGAGGAATGGATTGGGAATGGGGGATTAACAGGTATAGGATGGACAAACTTatatgtaggatggataaacaacaaggtcctactgtatagcatagggagttatattcaatatcctgtgataaaccatgatggaaaagaatatgacaaggaatatatgtatgtataactgaatcactttgctgtacaacagaaattaacacaacattgtaaatgagctATCCTttattaatatacataaaaaaaggaaaaccttgGAGGAGAGTCGGTGACATGTCATTTAATGCTACTTTTCTGCTGATCCGTGGATCCATGTGGGTCCACCCTGGAAGGTTCTCGGGTGCTACACCGCTGTCTCCCTCctggccctgcccccacctcctctccctggcATCCGTGGTGTTTCCTGCCCTTGAGTATCCTTCCAGAAGAAGTACCCATCCTTTACTGCCGCCTTTaacactttttgtttcttttgccacAGGACCTTATGGATTTTCTCAACCCAAACGGTAGTGACTGCACTCTAGTCCTGTTTTACACCCCTTGGTGCCGATTTTCTGCCAGCTTGGCCCCTCATTTTAATTCTCTGCCCCGGGCATttccagctcttcactttttgGCACTGGATGCATCTCAGCACAGCAGGTATCTTCCCCTAGTATCTTCCTCAGTGGGGTTTATGTCTCATCCCATTGGACGATGGCTACAGTTACTTGGGGCTCGTTATCAGTTAACTTAGGAGCAGAGGAGGGCTTGAGCCTGAGCTTTGAGATGGAATTGAGGGAAGGAGAGACAGTGTGAGCAGTGAGAATTGGCACATTCCTGAGGGAGACTTTCTGGAGGCTCCTTAAGAAGAAAGACTGTTCTTCCCCTGGTGGAATGTAAAGATGGCTCTGCCTGATGGCAGGGGCGGGGGCAGAGGATGTGTTAGGGTCCTGGCCAGACTGAATTAGCAAAATTAGCATCCAAAGTATGTTCTTCCTATGTGACTTTCACCTGCAGCGTAGGTCCCCAACCTAGCAGCCTAACCCTTGGCACCCCTGTTTTATGTCTGctaaagatttctttctttcttttttattctttttatttatttattttggttgcgctgggtctttgttgctgtgcatgggctttctctagttgcagtgagcctTCTCTAGTGGTGGTGAGCCTGGACTACTTTTTCATtgcaatgtgtgggcttctcattgcagtggtttctcttattTCGGAGCATTGACTCTAGgcgcccaggcttcagtagtcacgGCActcgggttcagtagttgtggcgcatgtgCTTTATTGCTTCACCGGCTGTGGCTGTGGTATCCTCCcggacgagggatcaaacctttattggcagacagattataAGCcgctgtaccaccagagaagtcattttttaaaaaaattcttttctttccttcttgccctcctttcttctttctttcttcttgcttACATTTATTCTTAAATGCATGTTCTTAGTAGATATTCGATAAATTTGATGAATTATTTTAGGACTTTGATATACATTTACCCTTGTTTTGTAGTCTTTCATACTGTTCAGTGGGGTTTTgtcttttctgaatgttcagtaaGATAAGTTACAAAGAACATAGTGCAGATGTTAAATATTTTCCCTGTGGCTGGGTCTGAGCTAGTAAACCATGTCCTCCTCTCCTGCTGTTAAGTCAGATGCTACTTCTTAGGTCACATGGTGGTTGTGTGTGAATAAATTTGGGAAGTTTGGAAGATGGTCAAGTTGGTGATGAAAATGAGGCCCTGATTTTCAGTGTGGATAATGTTTACCTGAAATTGATTATGAAGGAAGAATCTGCCCCACATTTCCCACAAAGGCTTCAGGGAAAGATCTCAGTGGCCTGGCCCAAGGTTACAGACTGATTGGAAGGACGTTTGAAGTCACTGTCCAGCTTTGCCCGGGCCCTCCACTGACCCCCTAGTCAGCAGGGCTAGTTCCCAGCACCTGCTCAGCACTCTTTGCTTATGGATCTGACACCAGCTTCCACGCTATCCTCTATTCCCTGCAGGCTTTTATCATCCCTTTTGTGGCTTCTTCATCTCTGTGCATCCTTCTCAGTGCCTGGCATGGTGCCTCAGTTATGGAGAATAGAGGATACTCTGTCTTATTGTATTATGAGACATGTATTTGCCTCATATGTTAATATTTATGTTACAACatgtttgcaaaagaaaaaaatcctgattATCCAATATTACCATTTTATTAGTGGGGgtaactgaggcttagaaaggttaaataatctgcccaaaggtcacacagctggttcaGTGGCAGAACTGAGGCTTGAACCCAGAACATTTTGACTTATACCactgctcagtattctgtaaaaGTTGACACAGTACTGCTCAGGTCGTGTTACTTGTGAGTTGTCCCAGCTTAGTTGTGATCTTCCTGGCGTGTTTGTTAGATTGTAGATTCCTTTGCACCGACTCACCAACCTAATTGCTTATCCATAAGTTGAATCTTTTATGAGGGATGGAAATGAGCATTCTGGAGAGTTTGAAGTTTCTTCTGTCAAGTAAATTGATACAGTGTGCTTTGTCCATGCATTGGAATTTTCTGGTCTGATCTGTTTTGGCTGTTAGGAACAAAAGTAGTGGAATAATTGTGTCAGGGGCAGCTCCACGTTGTAATAGAAAGCAAGTCAGAGAGCAGAACGGGAATGCCCCCAACCCTGGCCCATGAGGAAGGCAGTCAGAAACAGCCACAGCCTGTTGCTTCAGGGGCAGCAGCCTCCACAGGTCACAGAAGTCTGACCCTTTCTCGTGTGTCTCCATCCACTCTGGTACCGCACTTGTGTGAGGAAGCCCACTGTTCATTCAGGCTTTCTCTCTTGTAGCCTTTCTACGAGGTTTGGCACTGTGGCTGTTCCTAACATCTTGTTATTTCAAGGGGCTAAACCGATGGCTAGATTTAATCATACAGACCGAACGTTGGAAACGCtgaaaatcttcatttttaacCAGACAGGTATGTAGAAATAATATGCTGTAGAAGACAACATTTTATTGCTGGAGGAATATGCCTTCTGTGGCTTTTGATCAGCTATTACCCTTAAGTGAAGGATTCAAGATTGGCTTTGGGATGTAAAACTTCTTTTCTGATGAAATGTTGTGGTCCTGTTAAATGTCTATCAATCAATGGCAAGCTTAACATGATTAGGTAATATTAATATGATTATAGATAGCTTTGAAAAatgtaacagctttattgagataacaTTCACATGCCATACACCTATAGATACGTTTTTATGTACATTATTCATCTAAGTGTAATATTTACACAGAAATATGCATCAGTCACTAGTGCCTGTGACTAGTGATGAATTTTCACAGAGCGAACACCTTGAGTAACCAGTACTCAGATTCAGAAAGAGAACCTTATCAGCCCCTTTTCCGCACTATCACTCCTGTTCTCCCCAAGGATAAGCACCA from Dama dama isolate Ldn47 chromosome 9, ASM3311817v1, whole genome shotgun sequence carries:
- the TXNDC15 gene encoding thioredoxin domain-containing protein 15, producing the protein MRLLGWWQVLLWVLGSPARAEEIAEKRSHLWSEEQPAYPFQVGAVYLSEEVPSPDPAGQDPSAEETEAVLGLDADGNHMVMLSVIPGEAEDKLSPESSSGTCGARGEEDSRCNLRESLFSLDRAGASFSEREEEYYAEPDVAESDPTPTEDANTTESLKSPKVNCEERNVTGLENFTLKILNMSQDLMDFLNPNGSDCTLVLFYTPWCRFSASLAPHFNSLPRAFPALHFLALDASQHSSLSTRFGTVAVPNILLFQGAKPMARFNHTDRTLETLKIFIFNQTGIEAKKNVVVTQADQIGPLPSTLIKSVDWLLVFSLFFLISFIMYATIRTESIRWLIPGQEQEHAE